The Streptomyces luteogriseus genome includes a window with the following:
- a CDS encoding TauD/TfdA dioxygenase family protein, whose translation MTTDSGMTDEVARKAGLEVKPVAGYIGAEIGGVDLAGDLDDAVVAAIRAAVLRWKVVFFRGQRLDHAGHVAFARRFGEIVELPRRGKASPPDFPGIETTADRLELGGRFGMEHDEWLRRRRHTLLRGWHCDHGARVDPPAATILRAETVPPYGGDTTWSNLAAAYAGLSAPLRRFVDGLRAEHRLGVGYQPRPGDDAYVRHLLDRQVASLHPLVRVHPETGERILYVNGYYVEQIAGLSRPESAAILDMLLEQAVRPEYTVRFRWEPGSVAFWDNRATMHLAPGDTAHLDHPRIMHRVMLAGDVPVGVDGTPSEPVTGTEPGCW comes from the coding sequence ATGACGACGGACAGCGGGATGACGGACGAGGTGGCGCGCAAGGCCGGGCTGGAGGTGAAACCGGTCGCCGGGTACATCGGGGCCGAGATCGGCGGGGTCGATCTGGCCGGGGATCTCGACGACGCCGTGGTCGCCGCGATCCGGGCGGCGGTGCTGCGGTGGAAGGTGGTGTTCTTCCGGGGGCAACGACTGGACCACGCCGGGCACGTGGCGTTCGCGCGCCGGTTCGGCGAGATCGTGGAGCTGCCCCGGCGGGGCAAGGCCTCGCCCCCGGACTTCCCCGGGATCGAGACGACCGCCGACCGGCTGGAGCTGGGCGGGCGGTTCGGCATGGAGCACGACGAGTGGCTGCGGCGCCGCCGGCACACGCTGCTGCGCGGCTGGCACTGCGACCACGGCGCCCGCGTCGACCCTCCCGCCGCGACGATCCTGCGCGCCGAGACCGTACCGCCCTACGGCGGCGACACCACCTGGTCGAACCTGGCGGCGGCGTACGCCGGACTCTCCGCGCCGCTGCGGCGGTTCGTCGACGGACTGCGGGCCGAACACCGGCTCGGCGTCGGCTACCAGCCCCGTCCCGGCGACGACGCGTACGTCCGCCACCTGCTCGACCGTCAGGTCGCCTCCCTGCACCCCCTGGTGCGGGTCCACCCGGAGACGGGGGAGCGGATCCTGTACGTCAACGGCTACTACGTCGAGCAGATCGCCGGCCTCTCCCGGCCCGAGAGCGCCGCGATCCTGGACATGCTGCTGGAGCAGGCCGTACGCCCCGAGTACACGGTCCGCTTCCGCTGGGAGCCGGGCAGCGTGGCGTTCTGGGACAACCGCGCCACGATGCATCTGGCCCCCGGCGACACCGCCCACCTCGACCATCCGCGGATCATGCACCGGGTGATGCTCGCCGGGGACGTGCCCGTCGGGGTGGACGGCACGCCGTCGGAGCCGGTCACGGGGACCGAGCCGGGCTGCTGGTGA